The Oncorhynchus masou masou isolate Uvic2021 chromosome 31, UVic_Omas_1.1, whole genome shotgun sequence genome includes a region encoding these proteins:
- the LOC135524329 gene encoding uncharacterized protein LOC135524329: protein MSRLRHTHTFLLTQAQTHAQLQSCLQPQTLPAQGPAQPRSQTSLQNQSQWGGCALVLLVELMDLQEAQVSAVLSTLLDRGEQCLLSLIEEHESELREPRLSCLLTLLTSNSCLTSDPNTLLTVVDPCLGPSDSISVQNISSASPPTDLTRGDPEHQHTGDLCTGCGTALAPEDLPYLEILCVSDTIHSLDTHHTPSASNGFSAEREVCEGQEAREGSHRKTPQSYEKQGSLITLAWSKPPDGDTEQQTGTIMSTATEQQEEVGEVSVHCDTHNTPGYTPYDAPGHIHYNDTTRDTDKVKVLDSSLFQYSSEVEQLLPPSDQHPITGQELVMEQSEKTETLSNVPTHTPITHTEEPPTWGRAQQEAEKRHGSPPVDEEHTDDLTALGANGSAYLRSLGGEREDMTDLWALSRPAPLKSAQETLNTPHTTLEGDRSMEGEKTLGSVMERERTLEPVSMMERENNAQLGGPAEEGGAETTARQRETITEGPGAAVNHSEQEVPGRPDGPQTD, encoded by the exons ATGAGCaggctgagacacacacacaccttcctactGACTCAGGCCCAAACACATGCCCAGCTCCAGTCCTGTCTTCAGCCCCAAACCCTGCCAGCACAGGGCCCTGCCCAGCCCAGGTCCCAAACCTCCCTACAGAACCAGTCCCAGTGGGGAGGCTGTGCTCTGGTCCTGCTGGTTGAGCTAATGGATCTCCAGGAGGCCCAGGTCTCTGCAGTGCTGTCAACTCTACTGGACAGG GGTGAACAGTGCCTGCTGTCCCTGATAGAAGAGCATGAGTCTGAACTCAGAGAGCCTCGACTCTCCTGCTTGCTAACACTCCTCACCTCTAACTCCTGCCTGACCTCGGACCCCAACACACTACTGACTGTTGTTGACCCCTGCCTGGGGCCTTCTGACTCAATCTCAGTCCAGAACATCTCCTCAGCCTCCCCGCCCACAGACCTGACCAGAGGTGACCCAGAACACCAACACACAGGGGACCTCTGCACAG GCTGTGGGACGGCCCTGGCCCCGGAGGACCTGCCCTATCTGGAGATCCTGTGTGTTTCAGACACCATACACTCCCtcgacacacaccacacaccctctgCCTCCAATGGATTCTCTGCAGAGCGAGAGGTGTGTGAGGGACAAGAGGCGAGGGAGGGCAGCCACAGAAAGACTCCTCAGAGCTATGAGAAGCAGGgttctctcatcactctggcctggAGCAAACCACCGGATGGAGACACTGAGCAGCAGACAGGAACA ATCATGTCTACTGCAACAGAGCAACAAGAGGAAGTGGGTGAGGTGAGTGTGCACTgtgacacacacaacacccccgGGTACACACCCTATGACGCACCTGGACACATACACTACAACGACACAACCAGAGACACAGACAAGGTGAAGGTGTTGGACTCGTCTCTGTTCCAGTACAGCTCTGAGGTTGAACAGCTCTTACCGCCTTCAGATCAGCACCCCATcacaggccag gAGTTGGTGATGGAGCAGTCAGAGAAGACAGAAACACTTTCTAATGTgcccacacacacccctatcaCACACACTGAGGAGCCTCCAACATGGGGCAGAGCCCAGCAGGAGGCTGAGAAAAGGCACGGAAGTCCACCTGTCGATGAGGAACATACTGATGACCTCACTGCTTTGGGAGCCAATGGAAGTGCTTACCTGCGCTCtttgggaggggagagggaggacatGACAGACCTCTGGGCCCTGAGTAGACCTGCACCCCTTAAATCAGCCCAGGAGACCCTCAACACCCCACACACTACTCTAGAGGGAGACAGatcgatggagggagagaaaacaTTGGggagtgtgatggagagagagaggacattggAGCCAGTCTctatgatggagagagaaaacaatGCGCAGCTTGGTGGACCTGCAGAGGAAGGTGGAGCAGAAAcaacagcgagacagagagagacaattaCTGAGG GTCCAGGAGCGGCTGTCAATCATTCAGAACAAGAAGTCCCAGGAAGACCTGATGGGcctcagacagactga
- the LOC135524332 gene encoding dnaJ homolog subfamily A member 2-like — translation MANVVDTKLYDILGVSPSASENELKKAYRKLAKEYHPDKNPDAGDKFKEISFAYEVLTNPEKKELYDRYGEQGLREGGGGGAGMDDIFSHIFGGGLFGFMGGQGRGGGGRNGGRRRGEDMVHPLKVSLEDLYNGKTTKLQLSKNVLCASCNGAGGKAGAVQKCVACRGRGMRIMIRQLAPGMVQQMQSVCTDCNGEGEVISEKDRCKKCEGRKVNKETKLLEVHVDKGMKHGQKISFTGEADQAPGTEPGDILLVLQEKEHEGFRRDGHDLHMTQRIGLVEALCGFQLAVTHLDGRQLAVKYPPGKVIEPGCIRVVKGEGMPQYRNPFEKGDLFIKFDVQFPENNWISPEKLSELEDLLPGRAEVPVISSEAEEVDLQDCEVRGQGSAGARREAYNDSSDEEGGPHGPGVQCAHQ, via the exons ATGGCCAACGTTGTGGATACCAAGCTATACGACATCCTCGGAGTCTCACCCTCCGCTTCTGAAAACGAGCTAAAGAAG GCATACCGCAAGTTGGCCAAAGAGTACCACCCTGATAAGAACCCAGATGCCGGGGACAAG TTTAAGGAGATCAGTTTTGCTTATGAGGTGCTGACCAATCCAGAGAAGAAGGAGCTGTATGATCGCTATGGAGAGCAGGGGCTgcgggagggaggtggtggaggggctGGCATGGACGACATCTTCTCCCACATCTTTGGTGGGGGGCTGTTTGGCTTTATGGGGGGGCAGGGACGTGGAGGGGGAGGACGCAACGGGGgacgcaggagaggagaggacatggtgcaCCCCCTCAA AGTATCACTGGAAGACCTCTACAATGGTAAAACAACCAAACTACAGCTCAGCAAGAATGTCCTGTGTGCTTCCTGCAATGG TGCGGGGGGTAAGGCGGGGGCGGTGCAGAAGTGTGTGGCCTGCAGAGGGAGAGGCATGAGGATCATGATCAGACAGCTGGCTCCTGGCATGGTCCAACAGATGCAGTCAGTCTGCACAGACTGCAACGGAGAGG GGGAGGTGATCAGTGAGAAGGACCGTTGTAAGAAGTGTGAGGGTCGTAAGGTGAACAAGGAGACCAAGCTGTTGGAGGTCCATGTTGATAAAGGCATGAAACACGGCCAGAAGATCAGCTTCACAGGAGAGGCTGACCAGGCCCCAGGCACTGAGCCTGGAGACATACTACTTGtcctacaggaaaaggagcatgAG GGGTTCCGTCGTGACGGCCATGACCTTCACATGACGCAGCGTATCGGCCTGGTGGAGGCTCTGTGTGGCTTCCAACTGGCAGTCACACACCTCGACGGACGCCAGCTCGCTGTCAAATATCCCCCCGGCAAGGTTATAGAGCCAG GTTGTATCCGGGTGGTGAAGGGAGAGGGGATGCCTCAGTACAGGAACCCATTTGAGAAGGGAGATCTGTTCATCAAGTTTGACGTCCAGTTCCCTGAAAACAACTGGATCAGTCCTGAGAAACTCTCT GAGTTGGAGGATCTGCTGCCTGGGCGTGCGGAGGTTCCAGTTATCTCATCGGAGGCGGAAGAGGTTGACCTCCAGGActgtgaggtcagaggtcaggggtcagcggGGGCCAGGAGAGAGGCCTACAACGACAGCTCTGATGAGGAGGGTGGACCACATGGCCCAGGGGTACAGTGTGCCCACCAGTAG